From the genome of Hymenobacter cellulosilyticus, one region includes:
- the porW gene encoding type IX secretion system periplasmic lipoprotein PorW/SprE translates to MTKYPLFRLLIAPVALLLGVAACSSERKSVVGRTYENIVARDNGFFLAREKLRATEATLYQARVNDYNRVLPLFPTLDDATVGRVTADLDDIIKKASLPIQHRPGSDWTDDSYLVIGKARYYKKEYEDAGKTFKYVNTTSKDPNAKHEALIWLMRTFLALKEYENAAAVSDLLDKEQGVEQNARELFLTRAEYFLLTGDQKQAIVNLEKATPYISPKNEQSRTRYILAQLYQAGGQDKEAYAQLNRILKKNPPYELDFFSKLMLGQVSDLNATDRARLDKYFAKLLKDTKNKEYTDKIYYEMARLEYRQQQYDKSLALLRKAARANSTNRAQKAYTFLLSGRIYYENLQKYRLAAAYYDSTVQNMDRAAPEYAATAERSDILREFAKQITTVETQDSLQALARLDSAALRTQLLTFATAEITARKQEADRIAAQQERTARMEQQAASGVSALRPGESNVDPLALANGAGGALFYFDNPTALSTAKAEFVRRWGDRQLQDNWRTSSQISSSPATAQGGNVPLTIAGGSSTRVNPVGDATLSAAADPATQARLLAATYRQNLPLTEAQLQASQKQVEEALFALGAIYGQQLKEPARAAETYEKLVARFPQSKHSPEVFYSLYLTYKEQNDPKAEAYAQRLRQEYPNSSYARLVADPEYLRRASLANEKVAIQLDSAFAFYKKQEFKKATAVLARTKKQTPVSDLNDRVAYLSTLLVIRTQPPAAAKPAVEKFLKEYPESPLNGQAKELLASYKRYEEGQIAGALASTDKPAVSMFRPGEVENRMRIFYAPDETPASLITPPPAPVKSEPPTKAPVPAVPAPDATTPTPAIPTPAAPAPETKATPTKPAARKKVLSKREIAAAAAAAAASTTPATTPPATAAPVTPAPATTPAPTNTPPAPTSPPPVPRSLPRRMPPT, encoded by the coding sequence TTGACAAAGTATCCGCTTTTCCGCCTGCTTATTGCCCCGGTTGCCCTGCTGCTGGGCGTGGCTGCCTGCTCTTCGGAACGTAAGTCCGTGGTAGGCCGCACCTACGAGAACATCGTGGCCCGCGACAACGGCTTTTTCCTGGCCCGCGAGAAGCTGCGCGCCACCGAGGCTACCTTATATCAGGCCCGCGTCAACGATTATAACCGGGTGCTGCCGCTGTTTCCAACCCTGGATGACGCAACGGTGGGCCGGGTGACGGCCGACCTGGACGATATCATCAAGAAGGCCTCCCTCCCGATTCAGCACCGCCCCGGCTCCGACTGGACCGATGACAGCTACCTGGTTATCGGCAAGGCACGCTATTATAAGAAGGAGTACGAGGACGCGGGCAAGACCTTTAAGTACGTCAACACGACCAGCAAGGATCCTAATGCCAAGCACGAGGCGCTGATCTGGTTGATGCGCACGTTTCTGGCCCTGAAGGAATACGAAAATGCCGCGGCCGTATCGGACCTGCTCGATAAGGAACAAGGCGTGGAGCAGAATGCCCGGGAGCTGTTTCTGACTCGGGCCGAGTACTTCTTGCTTACCGGCGACCAGAAACAGGCCATCGTCAACCTCGAAAAGGCCACTCCCTATATCTCGCCCAAGAATGAACAGTCACGCACGCGCTACATTCTGGCCCAGCTCTACCAGGCCGGCGGGCAGGACAAGGAAGCGTACGCGCAGCTGAACAGGATTCTGAAGAAGAACCCGCCCTATGAGCTCGACTTCTTCTCGAAGCTGATGCTGGGCCAGGTTTCGGATTTGAACGCCACGGACCGGGCCCGCCTGGACAAGTACTTCGCCAAGCTGCTCAAGGATACCAAGAACAAGGAATATACCGACAAGATATACTACGAAATGGCGCGGCTGGAATACCGGCAGCAGCAGTACGACAAGTCCCTGGCCCTGCTGCGTAAAGCGGCGCGGGCTAATAGCACCAACCGGGCTCAGAAAGCCTACACCTTTCTGCTTTCGGGCCGCATCTACTACGAGAACCTGCAGAAGTACCGGCTGGCAGCCGCCTACTACGACAGCACCGTGCAGAACATGGACCGGGCGGCTCCCGAATATGCCGCCACCGCTGAGCGCAGCGACATCCTGCGGGAGTTTGCCAAGCAGATTACCACCGTTGAAACCCAGGATAGTCTGCAGGCTCTGGCCCGGCTGGACTCGGCCGCGCTGCGCACCCAGCTGCTGACTTTTGCCACAGCCGAAATAACAGCCCGTAAGCAGGAAGCCGACCGGATAGCAGCGCAGCAGGAGCGCACCGCCCGGATGGAGCAGCAGGCAGCCAGCGGCGTCAGTGCCCTACGGCCCGGCGAGTCGAACGTGGACCCGCTAGCCTTGGCCAACGGCGCCGGTGGCGCACTCTTTTACTTCGACAACCCGACCGCGCTAAGCACGGCCAAGGCTGAGTTCGTCCGCCGCTGGGGCGACCGGCAGTTGCAGGACAACTGGCGTACCAGCAGCCAGATTTCATCTTCGCCGGCTACCGCCCAGGGCGGCAACGTACCCCTGACTATTGCGGGCGGGAGCAGCACGCGGGTTAACCCGGTGGGGGATGCTACGCTTTCTGCTGCCGCAGACCCGGCCACCCAGGCCCGCCTACTGGCTGCTACCTACCGCCAGAACCTGCCCCTGACCGAAGCTCAGCTGCAGGCTTCCCAGAAGCAAGTGGAAGAGGCCCTGTTTGCCCTGGGCGCTATCTATGGGCAGCAGCTGAAAGAGCCGGCCCGCGCCGCCGAAACCTATGAGAAGCTGGTGGCCCGTTTTCCGCAGAGCAAGCACTCTCCGGAGGTTTTCTACAGCCTCTACCTGACTTATAAGGAACAGAACGACCCCAAGGCTGAGGCTTATGCCCAGCGCCTGCGCCAGGAGTATCCCAACTCGTCGTATGCCCGCCTTGTGGCCGACCCGGAGTATCTGCGGCGTGCCTCGCTGGCCAATGAGAAAGTGGCCATTCAGCTCGACTCAGCCTTTGCTTTCTACAAGAAGCAGGAGTTTAAGAAGGCTACCGCCGTGCTGGCCCGCACCAAAAAGCAAACCCCGGTAAGTGACCTGAACGACCGGGTGGCTTACTTGAGCACCCTACTGGTTATCCGGACCCAGCCTCCGGCAGCAGCCAAGCCAGCCGTAGAGAAATTTTTGAAAGAATATCCCGAGAGTCCCCTCAACGGGCAGGCAAAGGAGTTGCTGGCCAGCTATAAGCGCTACGAAGAAGGCCAGATTGCCGGGGCCCTAGCCTCAACCGACAAGCCGGCGGTGTCGATGTTCCGGCCGGGCGAGGTAGAAAACCGAATGCGGATATTCTATGCTCCCGACGAAACGCCGGCGTCTTTGATAACGCCCCCGCCGGCCCCGGTCAAATCTGAGCCGCCTACCAAAGCTCCGGTTCCGGCAGTGCCGGCTCCAGATGCTACCACCCCTACCCCAGCCATACCAACTCCGGCAGCACCAGCTCCCGAAACTAAAGCCACGCCCACTAAGCCTGCCGCCCGAAAGAAGGTTCTGAGCAAAAGAGAAATAGCCGCTGCCGCCGCGGCTGCCGCTGCTTCTACTACTCCGGCTACTACCCCTCCGGCTACCGCAGCCCCCGTCACGCCGGCCCCGGCCACTACGCCAGCGCCAACCAATACGCCCCCGGCACCTACTTCCCCACCTCCTGTCCCGAGAAGCCTGCCACGCCGTATGCCACCAACTTGA
- a CDS encoding AtpZ/AtpI family protein — translation MAAASPSPQDPNETDRLRAFAKYSGLGFQMLAIIGVCAWGGVKLDEYFHNDKPWYTIGLMVFGLIAATYQVIRSLSRNE, via the coding sequence ATGGCCGCTGCTTCTCCCTCACCCCAAGACCCCAACGAAACCGACCGGCTCCGGGCGTTTGCCAAGTATTCCGGGCTCGGCTTTCAGATGCTGGCTATAATAGGAGTGTGTGCCTGGGGAGGCGTAAAGCTCGACGAGTATTTCCACAACGACAAGCCCTGGTACACCATCGGCCTGATGGTATTCGGCCTGATTGCCGCCACCTACCAGGTTATCCGCTCCCTTTCCCGCAACGAATAG
- the atpB gene encoding F0F1 ATP synthase subunit A has product MKRLLIALFCILSLPVFANEPAATQAEATDKEAFSPGEMILHHIGDAHEWHFATLGDEEHGTHLTLPLPVIAYQPAKGLSVFSSSQLAHGQAYNGLKLEHEHLVAEDGGKVYDFSITKNVASLILSGIILLLVFTAVARGYRKNHGGAPRGVQSFFEPIVVFIRDEVAKKSIGPKYERYMPYLLTIFFFIWFNNLLGLMPGAANLTGNIAVTMTLALLTLIITLASSNKNYWAHIFATPGVPKPLLIIMIPVELVGVVVKPFSLMIRLFANITAGHIVILSFISLIFIFQSIFISPVTLAFGLFINILELLVAILQAYIFTLLTAMYIGGAVEEHHDADYQMGGGDGAEQAHAH; this is encoded by the coding sequence ATGAAGCGTTTACTGATAGCTCTCTTTTGCATTCTTTCGCTTCCTGTGTTTGCCAACGAACCCGCCGCAACACAGGCCGAAGCTACCGACAAGGAGGCCTTCAGCCCCGGGGAGATGATTCTGCACCATATCGGGGACGCTCACGAATGGCATTTCGCCACCCTCGGCGACGAAGAACACGGTACGCACCTCACGCTGCCGCTGCCCGTTATTGCTTATCAACCGGCCAAGGGCCTGAGTGTTTTCTCTTCCTCGCAGCTGGCCCACGGCCAGGCCTACAATGGCCTGAAGCTGGAGCATGAGCATCTCGTGGCCGAAGACGGCGGCAAGGTATACGATTTCTCGATTACCAAAAACGTAGCCTCGCTTATTCTGAGCGGTATTATTCTGCTGCTCGTGTTTACGGCCGTGGCCCGTGGCTACCGCAAAAACCACGGCGGTGCGCCCCGCGGTGTCCAGTCGTTCTTTGAGCCCATCGTAGTTTTCATCCGCGACGAGGTAGCCAAGAAGTCTATCGGACCGAAGTATGAGCGCTACATGCCGTATTTGCTGACCATCTTCTTCTTTATCTGGTTCAACAACCTGCTGGGGTTGATGCCCGGTGCTGCCAACCTCACCGGCAACATTGCCGTGACGATGACCCTGGCGCTGCTGACGCTGATTATCACGCTGGCCAGTTCCAACAAGAACTACTGGGCCCACATCTTCGCTACGCCCGGCGTACCGAAGCCCCTGCTGATTATCATGATTCCGGTAGAACTCGTCGGCGTGGTGGTAAAGCCCTTCTCCCTGATGATTCGTTTGTTCGCCAACATCACGGCCGGCCACATTGTAATCCTGAGCTTCATTTCGCTCATCTTCATCTTCCAGAGCATCTTCATCAGCCCCGTGACCCTGGCCTTTGGCCTGTTCATCAACATACTGGAGCTGCTGGTTGCCATTCTGCAGGCTTACATCTTCACCCTGCTCACGGCCATGTACATTGGCGGCGCAGTGGAAGAACACCACGATGCCGACTACCAGATGGGCGGTGGCGACGGTGCCGAGCAGGCCCACGCCCACTAG
- the atpE gene encoding ATP synthase F0 subunit C, whose translation MLLSLLLQAITNSAGLAVFGAAIGAGLVALGVGLGIGRIGGSAMEAIGRQPEASGKIQTAMLIVAALIEGLGLFAVVVCLLISFNL comes from the coding sequence ATGCTTCTTTCTCTCTTGTTGCAGGCTATTACTAATTCGGCAGGTCTGGCTGTATTTGGTGCAGCTATCGGTGCCGGTCTGGTTGCTCTGGGCGTAGGTCTGGGTATCGGTCGTATTGGTGGTAGCGCTATGGAGGCCATCGGCCGCCAGCCAGAAGCTTCCGGCAAAATTCAAACGGCAATGCTGATCGTAGCAGCTCTGATCGAAGGTCTGGGTCTGTTCGCCGTAGTAGTCTGCTTGCTGATTTCGTTCAACCTCTAG
- a CDS encoding F0F1 ATP synthase subunit B — MDLITPNIGLIFWQLVIFLIVLFLLAKFAWKPILGSLKEREDSIESALRMAEQAKLEMQQLKAGNEKLIAEARMERDKMMQEATLMANQLIEQAKDKATEEGSRMIMQAREAIQNEKHAALTEVKNTAAKLSIDIAERILRRELADAGSQQQLVDSYLKDVKLN; from the coding sequence ATGGACTTAATAACCCCCAATATTGGCCTGATCTTCTGGCAGCTGGTGATTTTCCTCATCGTGCTGTTTCTGCTGGCCAAATTTGCCTGGAAACCCATTCTTGGCTCCCTCAAAGAGCGTGAGGATTCGATTGAAAGCGCCCTGCGCATGGCCGAACAGGCCAAGCTCGAAATGCAGCAGCTGAAAGCCGGTAACGAAAAGCTCATCGCCGAAGCCCGTATGGAGCGCGACAAGATGATGCAGGAAGCTACCCTAATGGCGAACCAGCTCATCGAGCAGGCCAAGGACAAGGCTACCGAAGAAGGCAGCCGCATGATCATGCAGGCCCGCGAAGCCATTCAGAATGAGAAACACGCTGCGCTGACCGAGGTGAAGAACACGGCCGCCAAGCTTTCCATCGATATTGCTGAGCGCATTCTGCGCCGTGAACTGGCTGATGCCGGCTCCCAGCAGCAACTCGTGGACTCGTACCTGAAGGATGTAAAGTTGAATTAG
- the atpH gene encoding ATP synthase F1 subunit delta: MSEQRVASRYAKSLLDLAEERGTLEQVKLDMDLFRKTLEQNRDLRLLLRNPIVKSDKKLAILRAIFGGKVSEITEKFFSIVTQHNRESALEWVATEFQSQYDALRGMQVAQVTTAAPLAPALREQLNTIVREQSGLQNVTLEEKVDESLIGGFILRVGDRQLDESVRNSLRKLRNSFKENPYQHHIN, from the coding sequence ATGTCAGAACAACGAGTTGCCTCCCGCTACGCCAAGTCCTTGCTGGATCTGGCCGAGGAGCGTGGAACGCTGGAGCAAGTAAAGCTCGACATGGACCTGTTCCGCAAAACGCTGGAGCAAAACCGTGACCTGCGCTTGCTGCTGCGCAATCCCATCGTGAAATCCGATAAGAAGCTGGCGATTCTGCGGGCTATTTTCGGCGGCAAAGTGTCGGAAATCACGGAGAAGTTTTTCTCCATTGTGACCCAGCACAACCGCGAAAGCGCCCTGGAATGGGTAGCCACCGAGTTTCAAAGTCAGTACGACGCCCTGCGCGGCATGCAGGTAGCCCAGGTTACCACCGCGGCCCCGCTGGCACCGGCCTTGCGCGAGCAGCTGAACACGATTGTTCGCGAACAGTCGGGTTTGCAGAACGTTACGCTCGAAGAAAAGGTTGATGAGTCGCTGATTGGTGGCTTCATCCTGCGGGTCGGCGACCGTCAGCTCGACGAGTCGGTTCGCAACAGCTTGCGCAAGCTGCGCAATTCTTTTAAAGAGAACCCCTACCAACACCATATAAATTAA
- the atpG gene encoding ATP synthase F1 subunit gamma produces MASLKEVRNRIVSVQSTQQITKAMKMVAAAKLRRAQDNILRMRPYAQRLNSILSNLTSLAGDDVVSEYGEQREVRRVLIIAITSDRGLAGAFNSNIFKGVNALIAERYAAQAAAGTITVLAIGKRAHEYFSKRGPVLGNYTHVFSQLSFETVRVAAEQAMEGFRTGQFDEVTMVYNEFKNVATQIVRAEQLLPLVPVEAPAAAAATSNVDYIFEPSKEEIVQTLIPQSLKVQLYKAVLESNASEHGARMTAMDKATDNAGELLKSLKLTYNRTRQAAITTEILEIVGGAEALAASRG; encoded by the coding sequence ATGGCTAGCTTAAAAGAAGTCCGCAACCGCATTGTATCGGTGCAAAGCACGCAGCAAATCACCAAAGCCATGAAAATGGTGGCGGCCGCCAAGCTGCGTCGGGCCCAGGACAACATCCTGCGCATGCGCCCTTACGCCCAGCGGCTCAACAGCATTCTGAGCAACCTCACCAGCCTGGCCGGCGACGACGTAGTGAGCGAGTACGGCGAGCAGCGCGAGGTGCGCCGCGTGCTGATCATCGCCATTACTTCCGACCGGGGCCTGGCCGGAGCTTTCAACAGCAACATCTTCAAAGGGGTGAATGCCCTGATTGCGGAGCGTTACGCTGCTCAGGCTGCTGCCGGCACCATTACGGTATTGGCCATTGGCAAGCGCGCCCACGAGTACTTCTCGAAGCGCGGCCCCGTACTGGGCAACTACACCCACGTGTTTAGCCAGCTGTCGTTTGAAACGGTTCGCGTAGCGGCCGAGCAGGCGATGGAAGGCTTCCGCACCGGGCAGTTCGACGAGGTAACGATGGTGTACAACGAGTTCAAGAACGTGGCCACGCAGATCGTGCGGGCGGAGCAGCTGTTGCCATTGGTGCCGGTGGAGGCTCCTGCTGCGGCCGCTGCTACCTCGAACGTGGACTACATCTTCGAGCCCTCGAAAGAGGAAATCGTGCAGACCCTGATTCCCCAGTCGCTAAAGGTGCAGCTGTATAAGGCCGTACTGGAAAGCAACGCTTCGGAGCACGGCGCCCGCATGACGGCCATGGACAAAGCCACCGACAACGCTGGTGAACTGCTCAAGTCGCTCAAGCTTACCTACAACCGCACCCGTCAGGCGGCTATTACCACCGAGATTCTCGAAATCGTGGGTGGGGCCGAAGCTCTGGCGGCCAGCCGCGGCTAA
- a CDS encoding FG-GAP-like repeat-containing protein — MKNLLLCSICLLTVTAQAQTPTITGLLPTRNSVNAPRATAVTITTAQPIDPVTITNVQVNSRVAGGKKAGTYTQSGNSIIFTPTTAFQPGEKVQVSVPNTVKSLTNVGVPAQVYEFITAAPALGGGAFSPPATNAELIVANGPRTVLMADIDGDTDLDLVSANSGVQGDDVSTVNIYRNSGLNSGNFVAPTVGGRFDIDRGESAITLGDIDGDGDLDLVNACNAGLVEVRRNDGVNSGNFTVPANKTTIPLVQTPGAVRLGDLDGDGDLDMLVNYQGGVGTISLRLNRGLNTGDFVAPAVGAELSAGGFFRMELGDIDSDGDLDILGLSTTDVAYVLLNNGLNTARFVSGFSFQIEYPVYGMGLGDVTGDGRIDLVVNRWSPANVVEVWRNTGNRKFELHSSVGVAVRPVELALGDVDGDGDLDVVVGNEDPALARRQ, encoded by the coding sequence ATGAAAAACCTTTTACTCTGTAGTATTTGCTTACTAACGGTTACAGCGCAGGCCCAAACACCTACCATTACTGGATTGCTGCCTACGCGCAACTCGGTAAACGCGCCTCGCGCAACCGCCGTGACAATTACTACTGCCCAACCCATTGATCCGGTCACAATTACCAATGTGCAGGTAAACTCCCGGGTTGCCGGCGGCAAGAAGGCCGGAACCTACACCCAGAGCGGTAACTCCATCATTTTTACGCCGACTACTGCTTTCCAACCCGGCGAGAAAGTGCAGGTGAGCGTGCCCAATACAGTCAAAAGCCTAACCAACGTGGGCGTGCCGGCGCAGGTCTATGAGTTTATTACCGCCGCGCCCGCTTTAGGTGGCGGCGCTTTTAGCCCACCGGCTACCAATGCTGAGTTGATAGTAGCGAATGGGCCACGTACCGTGTTAATGGCCGACATCGACGGGGATACCGACCTGGACCTAGTAAGCGCCAATAGCGGCGTGCAGGGAGATGATGTAAGCACGGTCAATATCTACCGCAACAGCGGACTCAACAGCGGCAACTTCGTGGCCCCAACGGTTGGCGGCCGTTTCGATATTGACCGGGGTGAGTCTGCCATTACCCTGGGTGATATAGATGGCGACGGGGATTTGGATCTGGTCAATGCCTGTAATGCCGGGCTGGTCGAGGTGCGCCGCAACGATGGGGTAAACAGCGGCAACTTCACCGTGCCGGCGAACAAGACCACCATCCCGCTGGTACAAACTCCCGGGGCGGTGCGACTAGGCGACTTAGATGGCGACGGGGATCTGGATATGCTGGTAAACTACCAGGGAGGCGTAGGCACGATTAGTCTGCGGCTGAACCGCGGGCTGAACACGGGCGACTTCGTAGCACCTGCCGTCGGAGCCGAGCTTTCGGCCGGCGGATTTTTTCGGATGGAGCTGGGCGATATTGATTCCGATGGCGACCTGGATATACTCGGCCTTTCCACCACTGACGTGGCTTACGTTCTGTTGAACAACGGACTGAACACCGCGCGGTTCGTGTCGGGCTTTAGCTTTCAGATAGAGTACCCGGTGTATGGCATGGGGCTGGGCGACGTTACCGGCGACGGGCGAATCGACCTGGTCGTGAACCGGTGGTCTCCCGCCAACGTGGTGGAAGTGTGGCGAAACACCGGGAACCGGAAATTTGAGCTGCACTCTTCGGTGGGCGTCGCGGTTCGGCCGGTAGAACTCGCCCTAGGCGATGTTGATGGGGATGGGGATTTAGACGTAGTCGTTGGCAATGAAGACCCCGCACTGGCGCGAAGGCAGTGA
- a CDS encoding T9SS type A sorting domain-containing protein, translated as MTTLSAWPTAGLVLYPNPVHDQLTVDVPAVSGAATVQGTLLNVLGQPVLQQQLPLPAAGTRLVLDVTALPTGIYTLRLQAGNFTETRRIAVQ; from the coding sequence TTGACTACACTGTCAGCTTGGCCTACTGCCGGCTTAGTACTGTATCCCAATCCGGTACATGATCAGCTGACAGTCGATGTGCCAGCTGTAAGTGGTGCCGCTACTGTGCAGGGTACGCTGCTCAATGTACTTGGGCAACCGGTGCTACAGCAGCAGTTGCCGCTGCCTGCAGCCGGTACCCGCCTAGTTCTCGATGTAACCGCATTGCCGACCGGAATATATACGTTGCGCCTGCAGGCTGGCAACTTTACTGAGACTCGTCGTATAGCCGTACAGTAA
- a CDS encoding Ig-like domain-containing protein — protein MNPFYRSRPVRATFSGQVPASFVSALFLLLPAGAALAQAPTITAVVPAANAPAASRMAAVTVTFSQPLTPASASALKVFSSQRGGLRTTATPTVVSGSTLRFTPAPYAFMPGETVQATVTTAAASAGAHWPHPACCSLRRP, from the coding sequence ATGAATCCTTTTTACCGTAGTCGGCCGGTGCGAGCCACTTTTTCCGGCCAAGTGCCGGCTAGCTTTGTTTCGGCCCTGTTTCTGTTGCTACCCGCGGGGGCGGCACTGGCCCAGGCGCCTACCATCACGGCCGTAGTACCGGCCGCTAATGCGCCAGCCGCCAGCCGTATGGCGGCGGTTACGGTCACCTTCAGTCAGCCGCTCACGCCGGCTTCGGCTTCGGCCCTCAAGGTATTCAGCAGTCAGCGCGGGGGCTTGCGCACCACGGCTACGCCGACCGTAGTAAGTGGCAGCACGCTCCGGTTTACGCCCGCACCCTACGCCTTTATGCCTGGCGAAACGGTGCAGGCAACAGTAACGACGGCTGCCGCCAGCGCCGGGGCGCATTGGCCGCACCCCGCGTGCTGCAGTTTACGACGGCCGTAG
- a CDS encoding FG-GAP-like repeat-containing protein: MSVLLNDGTGSLTASPANATVAAGEQTTGLALGDIDGDGDLDFVTTNYLGSPSSSVRINNGSGVFTAPAVGQK, encoded by the coding sequence GTGAGTGTTCTACTTAATGATGGTACTGGTTCATTAACTGCTTCTCCAGCCAATGCCACCGTGGCAGCGGGAGAGCAAACCACTGGTTTGGCCCTAGGCGACATTGATGGCGACGGCGACCTGGATTTTGTAACGACGAACTACTTAGGTAGCCCCAGTTCAAGTGTCCGGATTAATAATGGCAGTGGAGTATTTACTGCCCCAGCGGTGGGGCAGAAGTAG
- a CDS encoding FG-GAP repeat domain-containing protein — MDGDGDLDLLSGGSVRLNNGAGVFTAPAANAEIAGLGSGLSALAVGDLDGDGALDLVAPGSFNVTGKIEFRFNNGAGVFTARAAVPSLAVANDPGP, encoded by the coding sequence GTGGATGGGGATGGCGACTTGGACCTGCTTAGCGGCGGCAGTGTTCGGCTCAATAACGGGGCGGGTGTCTTCACGGCACCTGCTGCAAACGCTGAAATTGCTGGCCTGGGCAGTGGATTATCCGCCCTGGCAGTGGGTGATTTAGATGGGGATGGTGCTTTGGATCTGGTCGCACCAGGCTCCTTTAATGTCACTGGTAAAATAGAGTTTCGGTTTAATAATGGAGCTGGGGTCTTCACGGCCCGAGCTGCTGTGCCAAGCCTAGCTGTGGCAAATGACCCCGGGCCCTGA
- a CDS encoding T9SS type A sorting domain-containing protein, translated as MFLNNGAGLFGAESQIPIMAGSVRSIALGDVDADGDLDLLTPATAPRGVSIRLNNGLGVFSVPAINAEVSENNGIIAVTPGDLDADGDLDYVVCSPGSITSRLNQPVTLASTAATASAVFSTYPNPARTAVTVAGVAPRAAIAVLDALGRRVAAATADAAGTVQLNLPVGLAPGVYVVRAGAQVQRLLVE; from the coding sequence TTGTTCCTGAACAACGGTGCCGGACTGTTCGGGGCGGAAAGTCAGATACCAATTATGGCTGGTAGCGTGAGGAGCATCGCGCTAGGCGACGTAGATGCCGATGGTGACCTGGATCTGCTTACACCCGCCACTGCTCCCCGTGGGGTGAGCATCCGCCTCAACAACGGCCTCGGTGTATTTTCGGTCCCTGCTATCAATGCTGAAGTGTCGGAAAACAACGGCATTATAGCCGTAACCCCAGGCGACCTGGACGCCGACGGCGACCTTGACTATGTAGTGTGCTCCCCTGGCTCCATCACCAGCCGCCTCAACCAGCCCGTCACGCTGGCCTCAACGGCGGCCACTGCGTCTGCAGTTTTCTCGACCTATCCCAATCCCGCCCGCACGGCCGTGACGGTAGCGGGCGTGGCTCCGCGGGCCGCCATTGCGGTGCTCGATGCTCTGGGCCGCCGGGTGGCTGCGGCTACCGCCGATGCGGCGGGCACGGTCCAGCTAAATCTACCAGTGGGTTTGGCCCCGGGCGTGTACGTGGTGCGGGCGGGGGCGCAGGTGCAGCGCCTGCTGGTGGAGTAG